A window of Kineococcus rhizosphaerae genomic DNA:
CAGGTGCACCGGTTCCAGGCGCTGCCCGCGCCGCACGGCGAACCGGTCGACGTCGTCGTAACCGGTCCAGTCCCCCGACCGCACGCGCCGCACCACGCGCTCGCGCGCCAGCCGTTGCACGACGGGGACGATCCAGTTCGCGCGGTCCCCGGTCTCCCCGCCGGTGAGCCGGCGCACCCGCCCGGCGAGCGCGGTGCGCTGCCAGGACAGCGCCGCGGCGGGACCGTCGAACTGCGACAGGGTGCCGACCAGGTGCATCCGCCGCCGCGTGCCGCCGTCCACGCCGCCGTCGGGGGTGTCGTCCACGGCGGCAGTGTGCCGCACGGTGTCCCGGCGGGGAAGGGTCACGGCGTTCGCCGCGCGGCCCCACCCCGCCGGGCGGGATCAGGCCGGCAGCTCCCGGCGACCGGCGACGAACCGGGCGAGCTCGTCGAGGTTGGCCACCTCGCACGTGCGCCGGCCCTGCTCGATGTCGTGGATCATCTCCACGACCCGGCCGAAGATCGGACCCTGGATGTCCTTGTGGACCTCGTCCACCTCCGTCTTGCGCTTGCGGACCACCAGGTCGCGGTAGATGCCGGAGTGCGTCTTGGCGCTGCGGCGGTTGAAGGCGGCCAGCCGGTCGAACGAGCCCGGCAGGTCGTCGGGTTCGAACCCGTCGAAACCCTCGACGGTCACGGGCGCCTGGGCGAGCACCTCCTGCGACAGCGCGGTCATGAGCTCGCGGTACTCGGGCCGTTCCAGCGTCTCGGCGATGGGCAGGTCGGAGACGGCCCCGGCCCACATCATCGCGCCGTACACCTCCTTGCCCCACAGGTAGCCCAGGACGTTGCCGGTGGGCTCGGCGTAGGGCAGGACCCCGGCCAGTTCCCGTACGCGCTGCGTGATCGTCCCGCCGGCGAGTTCGCCGATCCGGAACGTGGCGACGTTGCCCTGCAGCACGACCCCGGGGCCCATGAGGTCCGCGCCGACGTTGATGAAACCGGACAGCACCCGCTCGCGCCCGACCGCCTCGACGAGGACGTCGGCCGTCAGGCCGTTCTGGACGGTCAGGACGTACCCGTCCGGGGCGAGGCGGTGGCGCAGGAGCTCGGCGGCCGAAGCCGTGTGCAGGCTCTTGACCGCGACGACCGCCCGCTCGACGGTGTCGGGCAGGTCCTCGGGCAGGATCGCCGGGACGCGGACGGTGAACTGCTCGACCGGTCCCTCGATCCGCAGCCCGTCGCGCTGGATCGCCGCCACGTGCGCGGTGTCGGCGTCGACGAGGGTCACGTCGTGACCGGCCCGGAACGCGTGCGCGCCCAGGGTTCCCCCGATGGCCCCGGCTCCGATGACGAAGAGCGTCACGCCGCCACCCCCGCCGGGACGGCCCGGTCGACGAAGTCCCGCAGCACCCGTTGGAACTCCTCGCGCTCCTCGTTCTGGGGCGAGTGCCCGGAGTTCTCGAACACCACGAGCTCGGCGCCCGGCACCAGGCGGGCGATGGTCTCCGAGGCGCTGACGGGCGTCACCCAGTCGTGGCGCCCGACGGTCACCAGGACGGGCACCCTCAGGTGCGGCAGGTCGGGTTTGAGGTCGTAGGTGGGGAAGTTCTCCTGGAAGCAGGCGTTGTGCGCCTCGTGCCGGTAGATCCCGGCCTCGACCGCGGCGGTCGAGCGCGCCTCGTCGTAGTCGGCGTCGTACAGCGGGATGAGCTCGCGCCACAGTTCCTTCAGCTCGGCGTCGCTGCGCACGGTCCCGCCCCAGTACCGGTCGAAGTGCTCCCAGTCGATCGTGACGCGGGTCTGGTTCCGCGCGTTCTCGAACGCGAGTTCCAGGTTCGAGCCGTCGGCGGAGGTGTCGCGCAGGATCACGGCCTCGACGTGCTGCGGGTAGCGCACGGCGTGCTCGAGGGCGATGAAACCCCCGTAGGAACCCCCCGCCACGGTCACTCGCTCGGCCCCGGCCCACTGCCGCAGCCCGTCCACGTCCGCGGCCCACTGCTCGTGGGAGTAGGGGCCGACCCCTTCGCTGAGCCCGCAGCCGCGCGCGTCGAAGACGACGACGCGGAACCGGTCGGCCAGGGGCCCGAAGGTCGCGCGGGGTTCGGCCAGCGAGCCGATGCCCCCGCCGCCGTGGTGGGCGATGAGGACGGGCCCGTCCTCGGGGCCCAGCACCTCGACGTTCAGGCGCGCGCCGTTGATGGTGACGTCCACGGTTCTCCTCAGTTCGCAGCGGGGGCCGACGCGAGCGCGGCGGCGACGTGGCGCTCGACGACGTCGCCGAGCACGGTGAGCGGGACGGCCCCGGACGACAGGACCGCCCGGTGGAACTCGACGATCGAGAAGCGTTCCCCCAGAGCCTGTTCCGCGACCGCGCGCAACCGCAGGAGCTCGCGGCAGCCGATCATGTAGGCCAAGGCCTGACCGGGCCAGGCGATGTAGCGGTCGACCTCGCTCTCGACGTGCTCGCGGGTGGTCGCGGTGTTCGCGTACATGAACTCCACGGCGCGTTCGCGGGTCCAGCCGAGGTGGTGGATCCCGGTGTCCACGACGAGCCGGCACGCGCGCAGAGCCCGGAACGACAGCATCCCGAGCCGGTCGAGGTCGCTGCTGAACAGGCCCATCTCGTCGGCCAGCTGCTCGGAGTACAAGCCCCAGCCCTCGTTGAAGCTGCACGCCTCGACGTCGAGGTGGCGCCGGTAGCGCGGGACGTCGAGCAGCTGCGCGGTGGCCAGCTGCAGGTGGTGGCCCGGGACCGCCTCGTGGAAGGACAGCGACTCGTACTCGTAGCGGAAGTGGCTCGGGGCGTCGGCGGCCAGCACGCAGTACGCGCCGGGGCGGCTGCCGTCGACCGCCGGCGGCCGGTAGTAGCCCAGCGCGCTGCCGGCCGCGTCGACCGGGTTGATCTCCTCGATCGCGCAGTCGGGGATCGGCAGGTCCGGGAACCACGCGTCGCGGGCGGCCTGCGCCCGGGCGAGGGCGGCGTGCGCGACGGCGAGGATCTCCTCGCTCGTGTCGAACCGCAGCGCGGGGTCGGCGCGCAGGCGCTCGGCGATCCGGGCGAACTCGGTCTCCCCCAGCGCCCGGGACCCGACCGCGCTCCACTCGGCGCGCATCTCCTCCAGGACGTCGAGGCCGGTGCGGTGGATCTGCTCGGGGGTCAGGTCGGTGGTGGTGTGGCGGCGCACGGCGGCCGCGTACGCCGCCCGCCCGCCCGGCACGGCGTGGATCCCCACGTCCTCGCCCTCGCGCCCCAGCGGCAGGAGCTCGGTGCGCAGCCGGTCGGCCAGCGCGCGCAGCGCGGGGTGGACCTCCTCGCGCACCACGCGGGTGGCCTCCTCCAGCGTGGCGGGGTCGTCCGCGGCCCGGGCCGGGGCGAGCAGGGCGTCGGCCTCGACGGGCAGGGCGAGGTGCCCCTCGAGCTGCTCGATCGCGTGCTGCACCCCCAGGCGGGTGGGCCGGCGGCCGGCGGCGGCCTCCTGCGCGTACCGGTCCCCGAGGGCGGTGAAGAACCCCGGCAGCCCGGCCAGCCGGGTCAGGTAGCGCTGCCGGCCCGCCGCGTCGGTGGCCGACATCGCCGGGACGGCCTGGAAGACCAGGCCCTGGCGGCTGACGTACCCCTTGGCCGAGGCGTTGGCCGCCCACAGGGAGTGCTCGGCGTCCTGCGCGGCGCCGCGGGCCAGGGCCACGAGCACCCCGCGGTCGACCAGCTCCTCCTCGTCCAGCCCGGCGGGGTCGACGGCCTCGGCGGCGCGGGCCACCTCCTCCAGCTCGGCGGCCGCCCGCTCGCTCGCCGCCCGCGACGGGTCGCCGGGCAGGTGGTCGAACTCGCTGAGGCCGAGCAGGGTCGCGTTGTACGGGTCGTAGGTGTGCTGGGCCTGGAAGTAGCGCTCGCCGAGCGCGGCGAGCTGCTGCGCGGGCGTGCCGGCAGGGGTTGTCGTCGTCACGTGGTTCCGTCCTCGCTGGGCCCCTCAGAAGAGGGAGTGCCCGCCGTCGATGGAGAGGGTCTGGCCGCTGACCCAGGAGGCCTCCGGGTCGGCGAAGAACAGGACGCCGCGGGCGATGTCGTCCGGGGTCCCGGTGCGGCGCACGGCGATCCGTTCCAGGAGCGCCTGCTGCCCGGCCGGGCCGTAGGCGTCCCACTGCGCCTGCGTGGTGGGGTTGGACAGCACGAACCCCGGGGCGATGCAGTTGGCTGTGATCCCGAAGGGACCGAGTTCGTGGGCCATCTGCCGGGTGAACCCGATCTGCGCGGCCTTGGCGGTCGTGTAGGCCTGGACGCCGGTGAGGCTGACGCTGCGCCCGGCGCCGGAGGAGATGGTGACGATGCGCCCGAAGCGGCGGCGCTTCATCGACCGGACCGCGGCCCGGGTGCAGTTGCGCATCGTCACGACGTTGGCCCGCACGACCGCGTCCCACGCCTCGTCGGTGAGCTCGTCGACCGGCGTGTGGGTCTGGCCGACGACCCCGCCGGCGCAGTTGACGAGGACGTCGACGTCCCCGACGGCGGCGAAGAAGTCCTCGACCCGCGCGGTGTCCGCGAGGTCGACCTCGTCGCGGTCGACGCCCCGCACCGTGGCGCCGGCCTCCCGCAGCCGCTCGGCGATCGCCCGGCCGATGCCCTGGGCCGTGCCGGTCACGACGGCGGTGCGTCCCCTCAGGTCTGTCACGTGCGCTCCTCGGCGGGTCCGGTGCTGGGTCGGGGTGCCGGGTCGGGTGCCCCCCGGTGGGCGCGGGCGATCTGCACCGTGTCCTCCCACTGCTTCATGCGCTCGATGCCCCGGCTGCCGGTGGCGAGCAGGACGGCCTCGACGAGGGCCTCGACGAGCGCGATCGTGCCCACCACCGAGTCGAAGGGCAGACCGTCCACCGGGACCGGGAGCACCACGTCGGCGCTCTCGGTGGCCGGCGACAGGCCCTGGTCGGTGATGACGACGACCTTGGCCCCGCGGCCCTTGGCGATGGCGGCGGCCTGCTTGGCGGTCAGCTCGTAGCGGCGGAAGTCGAAGACCACCGCCACCGACCCCGGGCACAGCCGCAGGAGCTTGCCGATGTCGTGGCCCACCGGCTGCTCCACGAAGTCCACGCAGGGGATCACCTGGTCGAGCTGCGTGGCCAGGAGCTCGGCGGAGAAGCGGCTGAAGTAGCCGCCCATGACCGCGACCTGCTTGGCCCGCCCCGCCAGGGCCTCGACGGCGCGGTCGAACTCGCTGGGCGGCACGGACGCGGCCAGCTGCTCCACGAGCCCGACCCGTTCCGCGATCGCCGCCTGCAGCACGGGCCGTTCGGCGTGCTCGCGGGCGCCCTGCTGGGTGCGGCTGACCGGGCTGCTCATGCGGTGCGTGACCTCCTCGCGCAGCCGCCGCTGGAAGTCGGGGTAGCCCCCGATGCCCAGGCGCGTCACCAGGCGCAGGACGGTGGGCGTGCTCGTGCCCGCCGCCTTCGCCACGGCCGCCGCGCTCTCCAGCCCCGCGCTGGGCCAGGAGGCCAGGAGGACGCGGGCCACCTTCTTCTCGGCGGGGCTCAGCTCGCCCATGCGGGCGAAGATCTCCTCGTCGATGGTCATGGTGCTACCTCCCTGACGTGCACGCCGCCCCCGCTCAGGTCAGCAGGACGAGTCCGTCCTGCCCCTCGAAGGCGGCGAACATGGTGGGCGAGTTGTGGGCGGCGACGACGCTACCGTCGGGGGCGACCGCGACGAGGCCGCCGCTGGCCCCCTTGGCCGTCAGCTCGGCGTGGACCGTGGCGCGCACGGCGTCCGGCAGGGACGAACCGAGGTAGCGCATCCGGGCGGCGATGTCGTAGGACACGACGCCGCGGATGAAGGCCTCCCCCTCGCCCGTGCAGGACACCGCCAGGGAGTCGCCGCGCGCGTACGTCCCGGCGCCGATGACGGGGCTGTCCCCGACCCGGCCGGCGCTCTGCGCGGCCATGCCGCCCGTCGAGGTGGCCGCGGCGACCCGGCCGGCGCGGTCGCGGGCGACGGCGCCGACCGTGCCGTGCCGGGGCGCGGCCAGGCGCAGGGCGTGGATGCGCTCGAGCTGCTCGCGGCGGGCCT
This region includes:
- a CDS encoding SDR family NAD(P)-dependent oxidoreductase; this encodes MTDLRGRTAVVTGTAQGIGRAIAERLREAGATVRGVDRDEVDLADTARVEDFFAAVGDVDVLVNCAGGVVGQTHTPVDELTDEAWDAVVRANVVTMRNCTRAAVRSMKRRRFGRIVTISSGAGRSVSLTGVQAYTTAKAAQIGFTRQMAHELGPFGITANCIAPGFVLSNPTTQAQWDAYGPAGQQALLERIAVRRTGTPDDIARGVLFFADPEASWVSGQTLSIDGGHSLF
- a CDS encoding MurR/RpiR family transcriptional regulator, whose protein sequence is MTIDEEIFARMGELSPAEKKVARVLLASWPSAGLESAAAVAKAAGTSTPTVLRLVTRLGIGGYPDFQRRLREEVTHRMSSPVSRTQQGAREHAERPVLQAAIAERVGLVEQLAASVPPSEFDRAVEALAGRAKQVAVMGGYFSRFSAELLATQLDQVIPCVDFVEQPVGHDIGKLLRLCPGSVAVVFDFRRYELTAKQAAAIAKGRGAKVVVITDQGLSPATESADVVLPVPVDGLPFDSVVGTIALVEALVEAVLLATGSRGIERMKQWEDTVQIARAHRGAPDPAPRPSTGPAEERT
- a CDS encoding DUF885 domain-containing protein is translated as MTTTTPAGTPAQQLAALGERYFQAQHTYDPYNATLLGLSEFDHLPGDPSRAASERAAAELEEVARAAEAVDPAGLDEEELVDRGVLVALARGAAQDAEHSLWAANASAKGYVSRQGLVFQAVPAMSATDAAGRQRYLTRLAGLPGFFTALGDRYAQEAAAGRRPTRLGVQHAIEQLEGHLALPVEADALLAPARAADDPATLEEATRVVREEVHPALRALADRLRTELLPLGREGEDVGIHAVPGGRAAYAAAVRRHTTTDLTPEQIHRTGLDVLEEMRAEWSAVGSRALGETEFARIAERLRADPALRFDTSEEILAVAHAALARAQAARDAWFPDLPIPDCAIEEINPVDAAGSALGYYRPPAVDGSRPGAYCVLAADAPSHFRYEYESLSFHEAVPGHHLQLATAQLLDVPRYRRHLDVEACSFNEGWGLYSEQLADEMGLFSSDLDRLGMLSFRALRACRLVVDTGIHHLGWTRERAVEFMYANTATTREHVESEVDRYIAWPGQALAYMIGCRELLRLRAVAEQALGERFSIVEFHRAVLSSGAVPLTVLGDVVERHVAAALASAPAAN
- a CDS encoding alpha/beta fold hydrolase, giving the protein MDVTINGARLNVEVLGPEDGPVLIAHHGGGGIGSLAEPRATFGPLADRFRVVVFDARGCGLSEGVGPYSHEQWAADVDGLRQWAGAERVTVAGGSYGGFIALEHAVRYPQHVEAVILRDTSADGSNLELAFENARNQTRVTIDWEHFDRYWGGTVRSDAELKELWRELIPLYDADYDEARSTAAVEAGIYRHEAHNACFQENFPTYDLKPDLPHLRVPVLVTVGRHDWVTPVSASETIARLVPGAELVVFENSGHSPQNEEREEFQRVLRDFVDRAVPAGVAA
- a CDS encoding ketopantoate reductase family protein, with translation MTLFVIGAGAIGGTLGAHAFRAGHDVTLVDADTAHVAAIQRDGLRIEGPVEQFTVRVPAILPEDLPDTVERAVVAVKSLHTASAAELLRHRLAPDGYVLTVQNGLTADVLVEAVGRERVLSGFINVGADLMGPGVVLQGNVATFRIGELAGGTITQRVRELAGVLPYAEPTGNVLGYLWGKEVYGAMMWAGAVSDLPIAETLERPEYRELMTALSQEVLAQAPVTVEGFDGFEPDDLPGSFDRLAAFNRRSAKTHSGIYRDLVVRKRKTEVDEVHKDIQGPIFGRVVEMIHDIEQGRRTCEVANLDELARFVAGRRELPA